The following proteins are encoded in a genomic region of Zingiber officinale cultivar Zhangliang unplaced genomic scaffold, Zo_v1.1 ctg126, whole genome shotgun sequence:
- the LOC122035911 gene encoding V-type proton ATPase 16 kDa proteolipid subunit-like → MSSFSGDETAPFFGFLGAAAALVFSCMGAAYGTAKSGVGVASMGVMRPEFMMKSIVPVVMAGVLGIYGLIIAVIISTGINPKAKSYYLFDGYAHLSSGLACGLAGLSAGMAIGIVGDAGVR, encoded by the exons ATGTCTAGCTTCAGCGGCGACGAAACTGCCCCTTTCTTCGGATTCCTCGGCGCGGCCGCAGCCCTCGTCTTCTCCT GCATGGGGGCGGCGTACGGCACGGCGAAGAGCGGCGTCGGGGTGGCGTCCATGGGTGTGATGCGGCCGGAGTTCATGATGAAGTCGATAGTTCCCGTTGTCATGGCCGGAGTCCTGGGGATTTACGGTCTCATCATTGCGGTGATCATAAGCACCGGGATCAACCCCAAGGCCAAGTCGTACTACCTTTTTGATGGGTATGCCCATCTCTCTTCTGGCTTGGCTTGTGGTCTTGCAGGACTTTCAGCTGGTATGGCCATTGGCATCGTGGGAGATGCTGGAGTCAGGTAG